AAAACCATCTCTGTTAAGGTCGAAGGGAGAACTTGCTTTTTGCGGAATTTCGTTTCGGGTGCTCATTGCTTTCATTGCGCAAAAACCTGCAAAGCCAAGACGTGTCAGCGATGCCTCCGTGCCGCCGCAAACGCAAGCATCCATCATTCCCGCTCTCAGTGCAAGCATAGCGTCGCCAATTCCGTGCGCGCCCGAAGCACAGGCAGATACTACGCAGTAATTGGGTCCCTTAAATCCGTATTTCATTGAAACCATACCGCTTGCCATATCCGCAATCATCATAGGAATAAAGAATGCCGAAACACGACGAGGTCCTTTTTCGAGAAGTTTGCCTGCCTCGGTTTCGAGGTAATTAAGACCGCCTATACCCGACGAAATAATTACGCCCACTCTTTCGGGGTCAATACTTGCGTCCATAAGATTTGCGTCTTTTACCGCTTCTTCGCTTGCGGCAATCGCGTGAAGAATGAAGCGGTCTGTTCTGTTAACTTCTTTTGCATCAACAAAATCTTCAAAATTAACGCCTCTTACTTCGCCGCCGATTTTTGTCGGCAAGTCCGAAGTGTCAAACAAAGATATATTATCTATTCCGCTTTTTCCGTTTTTGAGAGAATCCCAAAAATCCGCCACATTGTTTCCGCAGGGATTTACAGTTCCCAACCCTGTAATCACTATTCTTTGGTTCATTTTATAGTTCTCCTTTTCTTTATACTGATTTAATTGGTTTCTCCGCTTTTCAGACGATCAAGCCCTCTTTGAACCGCGTCTTTAACTTCCTGCGAGTATTCGAGTGATTGGAGTATTTTGTCCGTATTCATTGTGAAACTCGAAAGCGAATCCAAATGGTTTGCGTCCTTAAAAAATTCTTTCCATACATATACGAAACCGTCGTTAAGTTGCTGTTCGGTTGTATGTTTCGGCTTAAAAACGACGTTTGCCGCGTTGTATTTCGACCAATCTATAGGCATATACAGACGATTTTCAGCCTGCAAACGTTTGAACATCGGAGTGTTGGGCCAAGGAGTTGCTATAAAAAACTCCGCCGTTTTAACATTGGCTACACGACAAAACTCCAAAATTTTGTCGAACTGGTCTTCGTGGCAACAATCAAATCCTACCGCAAACGAGCCGAAAAATCTTATGCCT
The sequence above is a segment of the Chitinivibrionia bacterium genome. Coding sequences within it:
- the fabF gene encoding beta-ketoacyl-ACP synthase II, with the translated sequence MNQRIVITGLGTVNPCGNNVADFWDSLKNGKSGIDNISLFDTSDLPTKIGGEVRGVNFEDFVDAKEVNRTDRFILHAIAASEEAVKDANLMDASIDPERVGVIISSGIGGLNYLETEAGKLLEKGPRRVSAFFIPMMIADMASGMVSMKYGFKGPNYCVVSACASGAHGIGDAMLALRAGMMDACVCGGTEASLTRLGFAGFCAMKAMSTRNEIPQKASSPFDLNRDGFVMGEGAGVCVLETLEHAQKRGAKIYAEIVGYGATGDAYHLSSPAPEGEGAQRVMKMALKTAGMQTTDIDYISAHGTSTPHNDRNETIAIQKVFGDHAQKLSISSIKSMTGHLLGAAGGTAFVALTKTVSEDIIPPTINYETPDPELTLDYTPNKSKSKIVNAGMCNLFGFGGHNCSLIVKKFVG